The following coding sequences lie in one Synechococcus sp. PCC 7336 genomic window:
- a CDS encoding type II toxin-antitoxin system RelE/ParE family toxin, protein MSQYRIEFDRRVKKDLKSVTTQEVVRIQTAISDLANNPRPSGCKQLKGKNCEYFRIRVGDYRIVYTVEDKVLLIVVIRVGHRREIYKKL, encoded by the coding sequence GTGAGCCAATACAGGATTGAGTTCGATCGGCGTGTAAAAAAGGATCTTAAATCAGTTACTACTCAGGAAGTAGTTCGCATCCAAACTGCAATATCTGACCTAGCGAATAACCCTCGTCCCTCTGGCTGCAAACAATTGAAAGGGAAAAACTGTGAATATTTTAGGATCAGAGTCGGTGATTACCGAATTGTCTACACAGTTGAAGATAAAGTTCTGTTAATAGTCGTAATCCGTGTAGGCCACCGAAGGGAAATCTATAAAAAACTATAA
- a CDS encoding type II toxin-antitoxin system Phd/YefM family antitoxin yields MRSLSSGEARNSFADTLNHVAYASEHVAIQRLGKEPVYMIPAKDYELFLKLLQQAEDDLDLQGAEKRMADSKQERVDFDDFFAELEA; encoded by the coding sequence ATGCGTTCCTTATCTTCTGGAGAAGCGAGAAATAGCTTTGCCGATACGCTCAATCATGTCGCTTATGCTTCAGAGCATGTTGCTATACAACGACTTGGGAAAGAACCGGTGTATATGATTCCAGCTAAAGACTACGAACTTTTTTTGAAGCTTCTGCAACAAGCAGAAGATGACCTCGATCTTCAAGGAGCGGAGAAACGCATGGCTGACTCAAAGCAAGAACGGGTTGACTTTGATGATTTTTTTGCGGAACTAGAGGCGTGA